In a single window of the Podospora pseudocomata strain CBS 415.72m chromosome 2 map unlocalized CBS415.72m_2, whole genome shotgun sequence genome:
- the SLN1 gene encoding Histidine kinase osmosensor (COG:T; EggNog:ENOG503NW4F) has product MRVAIREQLAALVIFAVLVALAIVSIPTWIFVNNFVIGVESGGLLLTASLKAARISSEIDLIQTTCLTISTRLMLQQAFKNYYQGKTEPGSEDPWVEAVADLKSALGSSGFSGLVQGRLYSRNSTGNANGLLSITGNGNGGPIYLPYLGSNGLPVVLGDDTYGNGFPPMLYPNISYRNNGRQHQFVNTTSFSAEVFPGVSLGNGSDGNGILLGPLVVNSSFALVSITVPVRQNDQPRYILGYMTLVATANALIDVQRSREGLGRTGVVLFMGSTNPWNHFERRVAASNETWQPPPDEFSKEDIHFLLPPHPPEDQDDRHDQHSYESGNFGAPFPVTSYPMVHDVFRKQNLEHPNYAISDLTTTNEQGHSVAVGAARPQTSLVSWAVVVEQDANEAFEPIHTLRSILLACVFGTLGLVLLLIFPCAHLSVMPILRLKSATEKSIAPPGYEDEDSDSYDEENPSSGGTTSGRLSEKTIVGKIRRHIRRRRRAKARQGISNEPTRRQFKIPARVEDRKHFVTDELTELTQTFNEMTDELLKQYTSLDEKVAERTKELEISKKAAEAANESKTLFIANISHELKTPLNGIMGMCAVCMEEDDIVRIKQSLKTLYKSGDLLLHLLEDLLSFSKNQIGQQVSLEERDFRLGEVRSQMLAIFDKQVRENKVSFAVNFVGTEYIDGNPSPERTSIDKRLPALGPPGVGRLKDMCLWGDQHRILQVIINLVSNSLKFTPAGGKVELRIRCLGEIEQPSDESRTSSFSKNGSNRPGRTRHRMGSGSTHSASSKGGQSPASPPPKTDGTALSINPVDRKVSTHIQIRERSPTPPPPNARTYMFEFEVEDTGPGIPEHMQQKIFEPFVQGDLGLSKKYGGTGLGLSICSQLATIMGGSISLKSTVGVGTTFTMQIPLKYIRDRASSTASSSIGSRPQSVSSADGRAAAEADRRNSLSRASNDVQPPPSTVLDKQPRLVGLRQPFFATNLTARPTAEDQLAVIDRAMENKPPEQGKLRVLVADDNSTNIEVVSRMLKLEDIYDVTIAKDGQEAYDLVKANMENNQRFDVIFMDIQMPNLDGLQSTRLIRKMGYSAPIVALTAFSEESNVKECMESGMDEFLSKPIRRPALKQVLKKFATIEEEPETSSLTTKKTSPNQTPAQTPGQESSDPLALTNGDAAAPKAKGTAHGPRINGSA; this is encoded by the exons ATGAGAGTCGCGATCCGGGAGCAGCTCGCAGCCCTTGTGATATTTGCCGTCCTCGTTGCGCTCGCCATTGTCTCGATTCCAACATGGATATTTGTCAACAATTTTGTCATTGGCGTTGAGTCGGGTGGTCTGCTTCTGACTGCCTCGCTCAAGGCTGCAAGGATATCATCCGAAATCGATCTGATTCAGACAACATGTCTTACCATCTCGACGCGCTTGATGCTGCAACAAGCATTCAAGAACTATTATCAAGGGAAAACCGAACCTGGAAGCGAAGATCCCTGGGTGGAAGCCGTCGCCGATCTCAAAAGCGCTCTCGGCAGCTCAGGCTTCTCGGGACTTGTGCAAGGCCGCTTATACTCGAGGAATTCAACCGGCAATGCCAATGGGCTATTGAGTATCACCGGAAACGGAAACGGTGGCCCCATTTATCTTCCCTACCTGGGAAGTAACGGCTTGCCGGTTGTGCTTGGAGACGATACTTATGGCAACGGCTTCCCGCCCATGCTCTATCCAAACATCAGCTACCGAAACAACGGCCGGCAACACCAGTTCGTCAACACGACATCCTTCTCCGCCGAGGTCTTCCCCGGCGTGTCTCTCGGCAACGGAAGTGATGGAAATGGCATCCTGCTTGGCCCTCTAGTTGTCAACTCCAGCTTTGCCCTGGTTTCCATCACCGTCCCCGTTCGCCAGAACGACCAGCCCCGTTATATATTGGGATACATGACACTCGTTGCCACTGCGAATGCCTTGATAGATGTCCAGAGGTCTCGGGAAGGGCTGGGTCGCACGGGAGTGGTCCTTTTCATGGGCTCTACGAACCCTTGGAATCACTTTGAGAGGCGGGTAGCGGCATCGAATGAAACATGGCAACCGCCGCCGGACGAGTTCTCCAAAGAAGATAtacacttcctcctcccaccccatccgCCAGAGGATCAGGATGATCGTCATGACCAACACAGCTATGAGTCGGGAAACTTTGGCGCTCCTTTCCCCGTAACTTCTTATCCCATGGTTCACGACGTCTTCCGCAAGCAAAACCTTGAGCATCCCAACTATGCAATCAGCGACCTGACTACTACCAACGAACAAGGGCactcggtggcggtgggtgcTGCCCGACCGCAAACATCACTGGTGTCgtgggctgtggtggtggaacaAGATGCAAATGAGGCCTTTGAACCCATTCACACCCTCAGGAGCATCCTCTTGGCCTGTGTGTTTGGCACCTTGGGACTTGTGCTGCTCCTGATCTTCCCTTGCGCCCATCTCAGTGTTATGCCCATTTTGAGGCTCAAGTCTGCCACAGAGAAGTCGATCGCCCCGCCAGGTTacgaggatgaagacagcGACTCGTATGACGAAGAAAACCCCAGCTCGGGGGGCACAACTTCCGGGCGGCTATCAGAAAAAACGATCGTGGGCAAGATTCGCCGTCACATCCGCAGACGCAGACGAGCCAAGGCTCGGCAGGGCATTTCGAATGAACCCACTCGTCGACAGTTCAAGATACCAGCACGTGTGGAGGACCGCAAGCACTTCGTGACGGACGAGCTGACGGAGCTTACGCAAACATTCAACGAAATGACGGATGAGCTTCTGAAGCAATACACCTCGCTGGACGAGAAAGTGGCCGAACGAACCAAGGAGCTCGAGATCAgcaagaaggctgccgaggctgCAAACGAGAGCAAGACCCTGTTTATCGCCAACATCTCGCACGAGCTCAAGACACCGTTGAATGGAATTATGGGCATGTGTGCAGTTTGCATGGAGGAAGACGACATCGTTCGCATCAAGCAATCACTCAAAACGCTCTACAAATCGGGAGATTTGCTGCTCCATCTGCTTGAGGACTTGCTCAGTTTCTCCAAGAACCAAATTGGGCAACAAGTCAGCCTTGAAGAGCGGGATTTCCGGTTGGGTGAGGTTCGATCACAGATGCTTGCCATTTTTGACAAGCAAGTCCGGGAGAACAAGGTCAGCTTTGCTGTTAACTTTGTCGGCACCGAATACATCGACGGAAACCCAAGTCCAGAACGGACAAGCATCGACAAACGGCTTCCTGCTCTGGGCCCCCCTGGTGTCGGCAGGTTGAAAGATATGTGTCTCTGGGGAGATCAGCATCGTATCTTGCAAGTCATCATTAACCTGGTGAGCAACAGCTTGAAGTTCACGCCAGCAGGAGGCAAGGTTGAGCTCAGGATCAGGTGTCTTGGTGAGATCGAGCAGCCAAGTGATGAGAGTAGGACATCGTCCTTCTCCAAAAATGGGTCCAACCGCCCGGGACGAACGCGTCATCGCATGGGTTCCGGGTCGACACATTCGGCCAGTTCCAAGGGCGGGCAGTCTCCagcgtcaccaccacccaaaacagATGGCACGGCGCTCTCTATCAACCCCGTTGATCGAAAGGTTTCCACCCACATTCAAATCAGAGAgcgctcaccaacacctccaccgccgaatGCAAGAACGTACATGTTCGAATTCGAAGTAGAAGACACAGGCCCTGGTATCCCCGAGCACATGCAGCAAAAGATCTTTGAGCCTTTCGTACAGGGCGACTTGGGCCTGAGTAAGAAGTATGGCGGCACCGGTCTGGGACTGAGCATCTGCTCGCAGCTGGCGACCATCATGGGCGGTAGTATCTCGCTGAAGAGTactgttggtgttggtacGACGTTCACCATGCAGATACCACTCAAGTACATTAGAGATCG CGCTTCTAGTACAGCATCCAGTAGTATTGGGTCTCGTCCACAGAGCGTGTCTTCAGCAGACGGGCGCgcggctgctgaggctgaCCGGCGGAATTCGCTATCTAGAGCCTCCAACGACGTCCAGCCTCCGCCATCTACCGTGCTCGATAAGCAACCCCGCCTAGTAGGCCTGAGACAGCCATTTTTTGCGACAAATCTCACAGCCCGCCCTACTGCAGAGGATCAGTTGGCCGTGATTGATCGCGCCATGGAAAACAAGCCACCTGAGCAAGGGAAGCTCCGCGTCCTCGTGGCCGATGACAACTCGACCAACATTGAAGTTGTCAGTCGAATGCTCAAGCTGGAAGATATCTACGATGTGACCATTGCCAAGGACGGGCAAGAAGCATATGATCTTGTCAAAGCCAACATGGAGAACAACCAGCGCTTCGATGTCATCTTCATGGACATTCAAATGCCAAATCTTGATGGCCTCCAGTCCACTCGATTGATCCGAAAGATGGGTTACTCTGCTCCCATTGTTGCTCTGACCGCATTCTCCGAGGAGTCCAATGTCAAGGAGTGCATGGAATCGGGAATGGATGAGTTCCTGAGCAAGCCTATCCGACGGCCGGCATTGAAACAAGTGCTCAAGAAGTTTGCCACCATTGAGGAAGAGCCCGAGACATCAAGCTTGACGACAAAGAAAACCTCACCAAACCAGACCCCGGCACAGACGCCAGGCCAAGAGAGCTCCGATCCCCTTGCTCTCACCAATGGAGACGCCGCTGCACCTAAGGCTAAGGGAACTGCCCATGGCCCTCGTATAAATGGTTCGGCCTGA